From one Amycolatopsis sp. FDAARGOS 1241 genomic stretch:
- a CDS encoding QsdR family transcriptional regulator, whose product MTGSPSTDDVVRAATEAYLRGESIDMSALAAELGLSRATLYRRVGNHEQLLGRVLADSTERTYRAVEAGVTGPPGLATTLVVVERFMHTVVTLTPLRQLATQDPALFAKVIMAPGEVETRATQLFTELLERNGLRFDVPAAAVAQAVVRIGDSFMYSQLLGGEPRLDDAVQVIGLLLATAK is encoded by the coding sequence ATGACCGGCTCGCCCTCCACCGACGACGTCGTCCGCGCGGCGACCGAGGCGTACCTGCGCGGCGAGTCGATCGACATGTCGGCACTGGCCGCCGAGCTCGGCCTGAGCCGCGCCACGCTGTACCGGCGCGTCGGCAACCACGAGCAGCTGCTCGGCCGCGTCCTCGCCGACAGCACCGAGCGGACTTACCGCGCGGTCGAGGCCGGCGTGACCGGTCCCCCCGGCCTCGCGACGACGCTGGTGGTCGTCGAGCGTTTCATGCACACCGTCGTCACCCTGACCCCACTGCGGCAGCTCGCGACCCAAGACCCGGCGCTGTTCGCGAAGGTGATCATGGCGCCGGGAGAGGTCGAGACCCGGGCGACGCAGCTGTTCACAGAGCTGCTCGAGCGCAACGGCCTGCGCTTCGACGTGCCGGCCGCGGCGGTCGCGCAGGCCGTGGTCCGCATCGGCGATTCGTTCATGTACTCCCAGCTCCTCGGCGGCGAACCGCGGCTCGACGACGCGGTGCAGGTCATCGGGCTGCTGCTCGCCACCGCGAAGTGA
- a CDS encoding alpha/beta fold hydrolase, with protein sequence MTSVTVPGGQQVHYVDHGGDGPAVLMLHSFLMDHEMWQPQIEALGADYRVIAIDERGHGETPADRPFDYWDVARDAFAVLDHLGVERTAVIGTSQGGFIGMRMALLAPERITALAVLGTSADAETPEYAAVYRQIGEVFAQGGADDVIEGVAAICFGDGFAGAGPWKARWRERVQGDHARMLIHVLTGRDSLADRLGEIQAPTLVLHGTADRAYAMAQAEALVAGLPHAEPLVPIEDGAHFLSLTHAAQVNPHPKGFLATHVAGR encoded by the coding sequence ATGACTTCGGTGACGGTGCCGGGCGGACAACAGGTGCATTACGTCGACCACGGCGGCGACGGCCCGGCTGTCTTGATGCTGCACAGCTTCCTGATGGACCACGAGATGTGGCAGCCGCAGATCGAGGCCCTCGGCGCCGACTACCGCGTGATCGCGATCGACGAGCGCGGCCACGGCGAAACCCCGGCCGACCGGCCGTTCGACTACTGGGACGTGGCCCGCGACGCTTTCGCGGTGCTCGACCACCTCGGCGTCGAGCGCACCGCCGTGATCGGCACCAGCCAGGGCGGGTTCATCGGGATGCGCATGGCGCTGCTCGCGCCGGAGCGGATCACGGCGCTGGCGGTGCTGGGGACCTCCGCCGACGCCGAAACCCCGGAGTACGCCGCCGTGTACCGGCAGATCGGCGAGGTCTTCGCGCAGGGTGGAGCCGACGACGTGATCGAGGGCGTGGCCGCGATCTGCTTCGGCGACGGGTTCGCCGGTGCGGGTCCCTGGAAAGCCCGGTGGCGCGAACGCGTGCAGGGCGACCACGCCCGCATGCTCATCCACGTCCTGACCGGCCGCGACAGCCTGGCCGACCGGCTCGGCGAGATCCAGGCGCCGACGCTGGTCCTGCACGGCACCGCCGACCGCGCGTACGCGATGGCGCAGGCCGAAGCGCTCGTCGCCGGCCTGCCGCACGCCGAACCCCTCGTGCCGATCGAGGACGGCGCCCACTTCCTCAGCCTCACCCACGCCGCACAGGTCAACCCCCACCCCAAGGGTTTCCTCGCCACGCACGTCGCCGGAAGGTAG
- a CDS encoding triacylglycerol lipase: protein MGVRAFGRRLVVFAVALGAAALGTGTAGAAVQEPTGPVQPNIISAAIYSVVQPTIAPPGANDWNCKPTVDHPYPVLLSNGTTANAYENWANLSQVLADEGYCVFAGNFGGSPGSFLQTVGPVAGTAAQLAQFGDEVLAATGAAKLDIVGHSQGGMNPRYWIKYLGGAAKIDKLIGLSPSNHGTSLYGLLSTVQAIPPARDLVGVACAACNEQSTGSAFLADLNAGGDTVPGIAYTVIQTKFDDVVTPYTNAFLKSAPNVENIVLQDICAQDFTDHLGIPYDPIAQREVLNALDPAHARTPKCVFVPPVLS from the coding sequence ATGGGCGTGCGCGCGTTCGGACGGCGGCTGGTGGTCTTCGCGGTGGCACTCGGGGCGGCGGCTCTGGGGACCGGCACTGCCGGCGCGGCGGTGCAGGAACCCACGGGTCCCGTCCAGCCGAACATCATCTCGGCGGCGATCTACTCCGTCGTCCAGCCGACCATCGCGCCACCCGGCGCCAACGACTGGAACTGCAAGCCCACCGTGGACCACCCGTACCCGGTGCTGCTGTCCAACGGCACCACAGCCAACGCGTACGAGAACTGGGCGAACCTCTCGCAGGTCCTCGCCGACGAAGGCTACTGCGTGTTCGCCGGCAACTTCGGCGGTTCGCCGGGCAGCTTCCTGCAGACCGTCGGGCCGGTCGCAGGTACCGCGGCGCAGCTCGCGCAGTTCGGCGACGAGGTGCTCGCGGCAACCGGCGCGGCGAAGCTCGACATCGTCGGACACTCGCAGGGCGGCATGAACCCGCGCTACTGGATCAAGTACTTGGGCGGCGCCGCGAAGATCGACAAGCTCATCGGGCTCTCGCCGTCGAACCACGGCACGAGCCTATACGGCCTGCTGAGCACCGTCCAGGCGATCCCGCCAGCACGCGACCTCGTGGGTGTCGCGTGCGCGGCCTGCAACGAGCAGTCCACGGGCTCGGCGTTCCTCGCCGACCTCAACGCGGGTGGCGACACCGTGCCCGGCATCGCCTACACCGTGATCCAGACGAAGTTCGACGACGTCGTCACGCCCTACACCAACGCGTTCCTCAAGTCGGCGCCGAACGTGGAGAACATCGTGCTGCAGGACATCTGCGCGCAGGACTTCACCGACCACCTCGGCATCCCGTACGACCCGATCGCCCAGCGCGAAGTGCTCAACGCGCTCGACCCGGCGCACGCACGGACCCCCAAGTGCGTGTTCGTGCCGCCGGTGCTCAGCTGA
- a CDS encoding N-acetyltransferase family protein, translating to MPASWSTRRGPVRASGGRSARATGYRAMQFNAVVETNTHAVALWKSLGFTVVGTVPEAFHHPVHGYVGLHVMHRYL from the coding sequence ATGCCAGCTTCATGGTCGACCCGGCGCGGTCCGGTCAGGGCGTCGGGCGGGCGCTCGGCGCGCGCCACGGGCTACCGCGCGATGCAGTTCAACGCCGTGGTCGAAACCAACACCCACGCGGTGGCCCTGTGGAAGTCACTCGGCTTCACCGTGGTGGGCACGGTGCCCGAAGCGTTCCACCACCCGGTGCACGGCTACGTCGGGTTGCACGTGATGCACCGGTACCTGTAA
- a CDS encoding alpha/beta fold hydrolase, protein MATVTVNGGQRVHFVDHGGDGPVVVLLHSFLMDLDMWEPQVEAFGADFRLIAVDERGHGGTPADADFDYWDVARDTFGVLDHLGIERAAVVGTSQGGFIALRMALLEPERVTAMAVLGTSAEAEAEGSGTVYRHLIAAWLEAGPEPLVDGVAVFCLGDYDASAWKQKWLGVSGEHFQRIMETLISRDSVLERAGEIQAPVLVLHGSGDSEYPMARAETLVAALPNAEPLVTVVSGAHFLSLSHAADVNPHLKKFLEANAAGK, encoded by the coding sequence ATGGCCACAGTGACCGTGAACGGTGGGCAGCGGGTCCACTTCGTCGACCACGGCGGCGACGGTCCGGTTGTCGTGCTCCTGCACAGCTTCCTGATGGACCTCGACATGTGGGAGCCGCAAGTCGAGGCGTTCGGCGCGGACTTCCGGCTGATCGCGGTCGACGAACGCGGCCACGGCGGCACGCCCGCCGACGCGGACTTCGACTACTGGGACGTCGCCCGCGACACCTTCGGCGTGCTGGACCACCTCGGCATCGAACGGGCCGCCGTCGTGGGCACGAGCCAGGGCGGCTTCATCGCGCTGCGGATGGCGTTGCTCGAGCCCGAGCGCGTGACCGCGATGGCGGTGCTGGGCACGTCCGCCGAGGCGGAGGCCGAAGGGTCCGGCACCGTTTACCGGCACCTGATCGCGGCCTGGCTGGAGGCCGGGCCGGAGCCGCTGGTCGACGGCGTGGCCGTGTTCTGCCTCGGTGACTACGACGCCTCAGCGTGGAAGCAGAAGTGGCTCGGGGTTTCGGGCGAGCACTTCCAGCGGATCATGGAGACGCTCATCAGCCGCGACAGCGTGCTCGAACGCGCCGGCGAGATCCAGGCGCCCGTGCTCGTGCTGCACGGCAGCGGCGACAGCGAGTACCCGATGGCCAGGGCCGAGACGCTCGTGGCCGCGCTGCCCAACGCCGAACCGCTGGTGACGGTCGTGAGCGGCGCGCACTTCCTCAGCCTTTCGCACGCCGCGGACGTGAACCCGCACCTGAAGAAGTTTCTCGAAGCGAACGCCGCCGGAAAGTAA